From Cognatishimia activa, one genomic window encodes:
- a CDS encoding class I SAM-dependent methyltransferase, whose amino-acid sequence MELDRRYNAAAPNWRRMLEDHGFPAAYRKLATEAPHSRAQRLIDVGSGSGELSKAYCQVRQRPIEHVLLDRAQSMLDQAQQTFPSAAAIQQDLFGYMPNQSFDVTLCAHVIEHCPNPQAAFHHLARITAPGGSLLLAISRPHFCQVFIWLRWRHRWFSADAVKAIGEAAGLELRRTIPFEKGVPARVSQGYHFVKPQI is encoded by the coding sequence ATGGAACTAGATCGCAGATATAACGCGGCCGCCCCCAACTGGCGGCGCATGCTGGAAGACCACGGTTTTCCTGCCGCCTATCGGAAGTTGGCCACAGAGGCCCCGCATAGCCGCGCCCAAAGACTGATTGATGTCGGATCAGGGAGCGGCGAACTGTCCAAAGCCTATTGCCAGGTCAGACAGCGCCCCATCGAGCACGTCCTTCTGGACCGAGCGCAATCGATGTTGGATCAAGCCCAACAGACCTTCCCGTCTGCAGCAGCGATCCAGCAAGATTTGTTTGGATACATGCCCAATCAGTCATTTGATGTCACGCTCTGTGCCCATGTCATTGAACATTGCCCTAACCCGCAGGCTGCCTTTCATCACCTTGCCCGCATCACCGCCCCCGGCGGCTCTTTGCTTTTAGCGATTTCACGTCCGCATTTCTGTCAGGTCTTCATTTGGCTCAGATGGCGGCATCGCTGGTTCTCAGCAGATGCTGTCAAAGCCATAGGAGAAGCCGCGGGGCTGGAGCTGCGCAGAACAATCCCCTTTGAGAAAGGCGTGCCTGCCCGCGTGTCTCAAGGCTACCACTTTGTAAAACCTCAGATATAG
- a CDS encoding putative quinol monooxygenase, which translates to MFIAHVEFRVTDSERDAALKVLINEAATVRGMPGNLKFQAFLNPEQPNTIEIMHEWQSEEGFTAYLASDSFASVGAALGPQMLAPPVSKRFIANPVDA; encoded by the coding sequence ATGTTCATCGCCCACGTAGAATTCCGCGTCACAGACAGCGAACGAGACGCAGCTCTGAAAGTCTTGATCAATGAAGCCGCGACTGTGCGCGGTATGCCGGGGAATTTGAAATTCCAAGCCTTCCTTAATCCCGAACAACCCAACACCATCGAGATCATGCACGAATGGCAGTCCGAGGAGGGTTTCACGGCCTATCTGGCCTCTGACAGTTTCGCATCCGTCGGCGCAGCGCTGGGTCCACAGATGCTAGCCCCACCCGTCTCTAAAAGATTTATTGCCAACCCGGTCGATGCCTGA
- a CDS encoding AraC family transcriptional regulator, which translates to MTDPPAYAFVKDFDPEPTKTLVMDRHYLLYAAKGAMRLEAEGKGWTLPPARAALIHAGREIKVTMPQKLSACSVLFDPSFVKPPPASLSVFEMTPLARELVLACRDYDPQSTLDDYGEQLFKMLAANTWKLAETPTKAGLPSGQSEAVKAALVLTEEQLAGTPNFEEIAANVAVSPRTLARRFSEELGMNWRQALRRLRMNRAIEALADPQRQITEIAFSVGYSSLSAFNTAFRDFSGRTPTEFRASFGG; encoded by the coding sequence ATGACTGACCCCCCTGCCTACGCCTTTGTAAAAGATTTCGACCCAGAGCCCACCAAAACACTCGTGATGGACCGCCACTATCTGCTTTATGCGGCCAAGGGTGCGATGCGGCTCGAAGCAGAGGGCAAAGGCTGGACGCTCCCCCCTGCCCGTGCTGCCCTTATTCATGCGGGCCGAGAGATCAAAGTCACCATGCCGCAAAAACTGTCGGCCTGTTCGGTCCTCTTTGACCCGTCTTTTGTGAAACCACCACCTGCGAGCCTTTCGGTCTTTGAGATGACACCGCTGGCCCGTGAATTGGTGTTGGCCTGCCGCGACTATGACCCCCAAAGCACCTTGGACGACTACGGTGAGCAGCTTTTTAAGATGCTTGCAGCAAATACATGGAAACTTGCGGAAACACCGACAAAAGCAGGTCTGCCATCGGGTCAAAGCGAAGCTGTCAAAGCAGCCCTTGTCCTGACAGAAGAACAACTTGCTGGCACCCCGAATTTCGAAGAAATCGCAGCAAATGTCGCTGTCAGCCCCCGCACCCTCGCGCGTCGGTTTTCAGAAGAACTTGGCATGAACTGGCGCCAAGCTTTGCGCAGATTACGCATGAACCGCGCAATCGAAGCGCTCGCTGACCCGCAACGCCAAATCACCGAGATTGCCTTTTCTGTTGGCTACAGCTCCTTATCCGCGTTCAACACCGCATTTCGCGATTTCAGCGGGCGCACACCTACGGAATTCAGGGCGAGTTTTGGCGGGTAG
- a CDS encoding helix-turn-helix domain-containing protein, whose translation MEKLLDIAEVSDQSGVSASGLRYYEKKKLIGSVARNGLRRQYEPDVLQQLALIILAKSAGFTLDEIGSVLNRPGATVIPRAALIDKASNLEDQAKRLVNLADMLRHVANCPYEDHFECSRFQKLLKVATRVKTN comes from the coding sequence ATGGAGAAACTTCTGGATATCGCTGAGGTGTCAGACCAGTCTGGCGTGAGCGCTTCGGGGCTGCGCTACTATGAAAAAAAGAAGCTCATTGGTTCGGTTGCTCGAAACGGGCTGCGCCGACAATATGAGCCAGATGTTCTCCAGCAGCTGGCCCTGATCATTCTCGCGAAATCGGCAGGGTTCACGCTCGATGAGATAGGATCGGTTCTAAACCGACCCGGAGCAACAGTCATTCCTCGCGCTGCGCTGATCGATAAGGCCAGCAATCTGGAAGATCAGGCCAAACGATTGGTCAATCTTGCCGACATGCTGCGTCATGTAGCGAACTGCCCTTATGAGGACCATTTCGAATGTTCTCGCTTCCAGAAACTGTTGAAAGTTGCCACCCGAGTTAAAACCAATTGA
- a CDS encoding MFS transporter produces MSDSYISTDQEKALAILSGPSLSIVLASLGTSTAAVTLPELSESFQDHGVNPALVVSAYILATTAFIVPVGRAGDLWGRRSVLVVSLCLYTLGALLALQAPTLPILIASRFIQGMGAAGMMAMPLALVRDFIPSGRVGRWMGAMGTMSAIGTASGPAIGGAVVATFGWRAVYLLQIPLALAALALCFLYIQNLRHTNEHREFDLPGASVLAFSLAALTFLISDLAGGFDLAIAILAVAAGVAFLAFLWIEKRSVSPIIPLSLLRSKHVRVSLVMNAIVSLVMMGILVVGPFFLMHGLELTIAQMGLAMSVGPIASALSGIPAGRLTERIGANRAVLVGASAMVITTSLMAGLPYIFGLAGFLLAFLMLSPSYQIFLAALNTSVMAQTSEPDRGVTSGILNLSRNFGFILGAGAVSALFWSLADVEGNAGDLTVQIRAAMAGTFAICSFLSLGVVVFAVLLHRNQNSVPKTENRHS; encoded by the coding sequence GTGAGCGATTCATACATATCTACGGATCAAGAAAAGGCACTGGCGATTCTGTCTGGCCCCAGTCTTTCGATTGTTCTTGCGTCACTGGGCACCAGCACTGCTGCTGTCACTTTACCGGAGCTTTCAGAGAGCTTTCAGGATCATGGCGTCAACCCTGCCCTGGTGGTGTCTGCCTACATTTTGGCAACCACTGCATTCATCGTCCCGGTCGGACGCGCTGGCGATCTTTGGGGCAGGCGCTCTGTGCTTGTCGTCAGTCTATGTCTCTACACATTGGGCGCACTCCTTGCCCTTCAAGCGCCTACGCTACCGATCTTGATTGCAAGCCGATTTATCCAAGGCATGGGGGCTGCCGGAATGATGGCAATGCCACTGGCCTTGGTTCGCGACTTTATTCCATCAGGCCGGGTCGGACGATGGATGGGAGCAATGGGAACGATGTCTGCTATTGGCACAGCATCCGGTCCTGCCATTGGAGGCGCTGTTGTGGCTACATTCGGCTGGCGCGCCGTCTATCTGTTGCAGATACCTTTGGCTTTGGCCGCACTAGCACTTTGTTTTCTCTACATTCAAAACCTCAGACATACCAACGAACACAGGGAATTTGACCTTCCTGGCGCAAGCGTTTTGGCTTTTTCTTTGGCGGCTCTAACGTTCCTAATTTCTGATTTGGCCGGTGGCTTTGATCTTGCCATTGCAATACTCGCAGTTGCCGCTGGTGTCGCATTCCTCGCGTTCCTTTGGATTGAGAAACGCTCTGTGTCACCAATCATCCCGCTTAGTTTACTGCGGTCTAAGCATGTGCGCGTCAGTCTTGTCATGAACGCGATCGTGTCTCTCGTCATGATGGGTATTTTAGTGGTCGGACCATTCTTCTTGATGCATGGGCTTGAGTTGACGATTGCCCAGATGGGGCTGGCGATGTCTGTCGGCCCGATTGCATCTGCCTTAAGCGGCATTCCGGCAGGACGATTGACGGAAAGGATTGGAGCTAATCGCGCGGTGCTAGTGGGTGCATCCGCGATGGTTATCACAACCTCTTTGATGGCGGGCCTCCCTTACATATTCGGGCTTGCCGGTTTCTTACTGGCTTTTTTGATGCTTTCGCCCAGCTATCAGATTTTCTTGGCTGCACTGAACACGTCGGTGATGGCGCAGACATCAGAACCGGATCGTGGAGTGACCTCAGGTATTCTCAATCTGAGCCGCAATTTCGGTTTTATCTTGGGAGCAGGAGCTGTCAGCGCCCTTTTCTGGTCTCTGGCAGATGTCGAAGGCAACGCAGGCGATTTAACAGTTCAAATCCGCGCTGCAATGGCAGGAACATTTGCGATTTGCTCTTTTCTAAGCCTCGGTGTGGTGGTCTTCGCAGTCCTCTTGCACAGAAACCAAAACAGCGTTCCGAAAACTGAAAACAGACATTCGTAG
- the rpsD gene encoding 30S ribosomal protein S4: MTKRTAAKYKIDRRMGENIWGRPKSPLNRREYGPGQHGQRRKGKLSDFGIQLRAKQKLKGYYGDLTEKQFRRIYGEAVRVNGDTGENLIGLLERRLDAVVYRAKFVATVFAARQFVNHGHVKVNGKKVNIPSYRVKEGDVIEVRDRSKQLAVLLEATQLAERDVPDYIDADHSKMTATFVRTPGLSDVPYPVVMEPNLVVEFYAKN, from the coding sequence ATGACTAAGAGAACTGCTGCCAAGTACAAAATCGATCGCCGCATGGGCGAAAACATCTGGGGCCGTCCTAAGTCCCCACTGAACCGTCGCGAATATGGCCCAGGCCAGCACGGTCAGCGCCGTAAGGGCAAACTTTCTGACTTCGGTATCCAGCTGCGCGCGAAGCAAAAGCTGAAAGGTTACTACGGTGACCTGACCGAGAAACAATTCCGTCGCATCTACGGTGAAGCGGTTCGTGTGAACGGCGACACAGGTGAAAACCTGATCGGTCTGCTGGAGCGCCGCCTGGACGCAGTTGTCTACCGCGCGAAATTCGTTGCGACTGTTTTTGCTGCACGTCAGTTCGTGAACCACGGCCACGTGAAAGTGAACGGCAAGAAAGTGAACATCCCATCCTACCGCGTCAAAGAAGGCGACGTGATCGAAGTGCGTGATCGTTCCAAGCAACTGGCAGTTCTGCTGGAAGCAACTCAACTGGCAGAGCGTGATGTTCCTGACTACATCGACGCAGACCACTCCAAAATGACTGCAACTTTCGTGCGCACCCCAGGCCTGTCCGATGTGCCATACCCGGTTGTTATGGAACCAAACCTGGTTGTTGAATTCTACGCGAAGAACTAA
- a CDS encoding LysR family transcriptional regulator, translated as METQTLRLFVLAAEMLNISAAGRALGMAPAVASTRIAKLERFLGAELLHRSTRKVSLSLEGQDFLPYAREMIAQEEAALAVLGKGQTSISGRLRFTAPSTFAQIYIAPLLPAFMDAYPDLMLDLHFSDAQFDLIEGSYDLALRNSVLEDSSLTARKLADDKRILCASPEYLARFGTPEDPAELDSHRMIAFRDRDPRGLVSEDGTVTDFDPKRCAHTLVLNDGQTQKQATLSGAGISICSLWLVHDELGSGQLVQVLPKYEIAQKPALWLIYPKSNVVSAKVRVFIDFLTEHIGKKPVWAKTA; from the coding sequence ATGGAGACTCAAACCCTACGATTATTCGTTTTGGCGGCAGAAATGCTGAACATCAGTGCAGCAGGGCGGGCGCTTGGCATGGCTCCGGCGGTGGCCAGCACTCGGATTGCCAAATTGGAACGGTTTTTGGGGGCTGAGTTGCTTCACCGGTCTACGCGCAAAGTCTCCCTGTCACTTGAGGGGCAGGACTTTCTGCCCTACGCCCGCGAAATGATTGCCCAGGAAGAAGCGGCATTGGCGGTTCTTGGAAAAGGGCAGACGAGCATAAGTGGGCGCTTGCGGTTCACGGCGCCAAGCACATTTGCCCAGATCTACATAGCGCCGCTGTTGCCAGCGTTTATGGACGCATATCCTGACTTGATGCTTGATCTGCATTTTTCGGATGCGCAGTTCGACTTGATTGAAGGAAGCTATGATCTTGCACTGCGCAATTCTGTTCTGGAGGACAGCAGCCTGACCGCACGCAAACTTGCAGATGACAAGCGCATCCTCTGTGCATCCCCAGAGTATTTGGCGCGGTTTGGGACGCCTGAAGACCCTGCGGAGCTTGATAGCCACCGAATGATTGCGTTTCGGGACCGAGATCCGCGTGGGTTGGTTTCCGAAGATGGCACTGTCACCGATTTCGATCCAAAGCGTTGTGCTCACACTTTGGTTTTGAACGATGGGCAGACTCAAAAGCAGGCCACTTTGTCCGGCGCGGGCATATCCATCTGCTCACTTTGGCTCGTGCATGATGAGCTTGGATCAGGGCAGCTCGTGCAGGTGCTGCCGAAATATGAAATCGCGCAGAAGCCAGCACTTTGGCTGATCTATCCCAAAAGCAATGTGGTCTCTGCCAAAGTCCGGGTCTTTATTGATTTCCTGACCGAGCATATCGGCAAAAAACCTGTTTGGGCTAAAACAGCTTAA
- a CDS encoding CmcJ/NvfI family oxidoreductase, with protein MTRTAMVNYHVHKPHRQAFELDAGGIVGNLISPELAPTEVTVYDERGVGAATTFEGSSVGFSSFPTAVTQFDNTANWRATYDQELTKLLTSELDAKEVVIFDHTVRLDDPDADRKPARNVHSDYSLHGAKQRIIDILGEGTAEEWSQGHYAFINVWRPIDNPINSAPLGFILPESVADDDWILLDLIYPDRKGQIMGLAANPDHEWIYMSKMTPDDVAFFNIYDNRGRASIAHSALDMIEDPNVSSIRKSIESRTLVRF; from the coding sequence ATGACAAGAACAGCGATGGTTAATTACCATGTCCACAAACCGCATAGGCAAGCATTTGAGCTGGATGCCGGTGGTATTGTCGGCAATCTCATATCACCTGAGCTCGCTCCGACAGAAGTGACCGTTTATGATGAACGGGGCGTTGGGGCCGCGACGACATTTGAAGGATCATCTGTCGGCTTCAGCAGCTTCCCAACAGCTGTCACACAATTTGACAACACAGCGAATTGGCGCGCGACATACGATCAAGAGCTGACCAAGCTTTTGACCAGCGAGCTTGACGCGAAAGAAGTGGTGATCTTCGACCATACCGTTCGCCTTGATGACCCGGACGCAGATCGAAAACCCGCACGAAATGTGCATAGCGACTATAGCCTGCACGGCGCGAAACAGCGGATCATTGATATCCTCGGCGAAGGCACCGCCGAAGAGTGGAGCCAAGGGCACTACGCTTTCATCAATGTCTGGCGCCCGATCGACAATCCTATCAACTCTGCACCGCTGGGTTTCATCCTGCCAGAGAGTGTGGCCGATGACGACTGGATATTGCTCGACCTGATCTACCCGGATCGCAAAGGGCAGATCATGGGATTGGCCGCGAACCCGGATCATGAGTGGATTTATATGTCAAAGATGACCCCGGATGATGTCGCGTTTTTCAACATCTACGACAATCGCGGCCGCGCCTCTATCGCGCATAGCGCTTTGGACATGATCGAAGATCCCAACGTGTCCAGCATTCGCAAAAGCATCGAAAGCCGCACGCTGGTGCGCTTCTAA
- a CDS encoding SDR family NAD(P)-dependent oxidoreductase has protein sequence MTKTILITGATDGIGLVTAKKLAAEGHTVLLHGRSKAKLENAAKEVGGGPETYIADLSKIADVHALAADIRESHATIDVIINNAGVFKLPNAKTAEGFDTRFMVNTFAPYILTEALLPILSKGGRIVNLSSAAQAPVDLQAMLGQRQLDDMGAYAQSKLAITIWSHELAQELGENAVVVAVNPGSLLASKMVKEGFGVAGNDLNIGADILIAAALGNSFANASGKYFDNDSRTFASPHSAALDADHRAQVMQGIKDAVARLG, from the coding sequence ATGACCAAAACTATTCTCATCACAGGCGCTACCGATGGCATCGGTCTAGTGACCGCTAAGAAACTGGCCGCCGAAGGACACACAGTCCTTTTGCATGGCCGTAGCAAGGCGAAGCTCGAAAATGCGGCCAAAGAAGTCGGCGGTGGACCGGAAACCTACATCGCAGATCTTTCTAAGATCGCCGATGTTCACGCTCTTGCTGCTGATATTCGAGAGAGCCACGCCACGATTGATGTCATCATCAACAACGCCGGCGTTTTCAAACTCCCTAACGCAAAAACTGCGGAAGGATTTGATACGCGTTTCATGGTCAATACATTCGCGCCTTACATTCTGACTGAGGCTCTGTTGCCAATCCTGTCCAAGGGCGGCCGGATCGTGAACCTCTCCTCCGCCGCACAAGCCCCTGTCGACCTGCAGGCCATGCTTGGCCAGCGGCAACTTGACGACATGGGTGCCTACGCTCAAAGCAAATTGGCAATCACCATCTGGTCGCATGAACTCGCACAGGAACTCGGTGAAAATGCGGTCGTCGTGGCAGTCAACCCAGGCTCATTGCTGGCTTCCAAGATGGTCAAAGAAGGGTTTGGCGTCGCCGGCAACGATCTGAACATAGGTGCGGACATTCTGATCGCGGCGGCTCTGGGAAATTCTTTTGCAAACGCGTCAGGCAAGTACTTTGACAATGACAGCCGAACCTTTGCCTCCCCGCATTCAGCGGCCCTAGATGCAGACCATCGCGCACAGGTGATGCAGGGCATCAAAGACGCCGTAGCGCGGCTTGGTTAA
- a CDS encoding 2OG-Fe(II) oxygenase — MQTNALEQARSVERPTRDEQLMRAPSVQRFWADNRNLLQEAWSEWENNEAEGLGPDDSLYDPHLRAAVEQAWQNPSSEAAVKDLWEEVFPGVYKAQFFDPEQLRSFRDYLENVADAGIPLRPPYGISLNRGGAMLDSRSEGFLAAPQFQSFYQGLMNSYMRPISRLLFPDVMGYDTQTFGFSIQWQADKDTSLRAHTDASAVTLNINLNLPGEDFSGSGVRFFDRATRRVEELTFAPGTALIHHGSVPHESMPITEGERSNIVLWLYGDHGAIPPLGTDAKPVSPQERWTTPSIKNDGFAPF, encoded by the coding sequence ATGCAAACAAATGCACTTGAACAGGCACGCTCTGTAGAACGGCCAACCCGCGACGAGCAGCTGATGCGCGCGCCATCGGTTCAACGTTTTTGGGCCGACAACCGGAACCTTCTTCAAGAGGCTTGGTCGGAATGGGAAAACAATGAAGCCGAAGGTTTGGGGCCGGACGACAGCCTATATGACCCTCATTTGCGCGCAGCTGTTGAGCAAGCGTGGCAAAACCCAAGCTCCGAGGCCGCGGTCAAGGATCTGTGGGAGGAAGTCTTCCCTGGTGTCTATAAGGCTCAATTCTTCGACCCAGAACAGCTAAGGTCCTTTCGGGACTACCTTGAGAACGTCGCGGATGCGGGCATCCCTCTTCGTCCTCCCTATGGCATCTCGCTGAACCGGGGCGGTGCGATGTTGGACAGTCGGTCGGAAGGTTTCCTTGCCGCGCCACAGTTCCAATCGTTCTACCAAGGTCTGATGAACAGCTACATGCGCCCAATCTCGCGGCTCTTGTTCCCGGATGTCATGGGGTATGACACGCAGACCTTTGGGTTCTCGATCCAGTGGCAAGCCGACAAAGACACCTCGCTGCGCGCGCACACGGATGCATCAGCAGTTACGCTGAACATCAATTTGAACCTGCCCGGAGAAGACTTCTCAGGCTCTGGTGTCCGCTTTTTCGACCGCGCAACACGCCGGGTAGAAGAGTTGACTTTCGCACCAGGCACCGCCCTGATCCACCACGGCAGTGTACCGCATGAATCCATGCCAATCACTGAGGGCGAACGTTCAAATATCGTGCTTTGGCTCTATGGCGATCACGGAGCCATTCCACCGCTAGGCACCGATGCAAAACCGGTGTCGCCGCAGGAACGCTGGACCACTCCATCGATTAAAAACGATGGTTTTGCACCCTTCTAA
- a CDS encoding Hint domain-containing protein, whose product MGAGFLGTFVISWSQTEVDGLGTAPLSAIQKGAVWSWRGDAVRVDGPTDLLRLERGESEMILRRKAARMVRKLVGAAMTGTNRIQDIDVDETLQDSSFVVSDGQQSYTVTLINVEQGAPLLMFVDQIPPKGVDLWVVHHSLDAAIDDPLDPETARVICFTPGTLIETPTGPVPIEQLREGDAVVTKDNGAQEVQWIGSRRMTGARLFALPKLRPIRIRPGALGHDWPRRELVVSPEHRVLVRGEVARALFNTPEVLVSARQLENGQSVTLDYRSREVTYMHLMLPQHEIIFANGVETESFHPADAAMSALDAEDRERLLGLNPELEARPYTYGDHARRQLTASEAAILRHEAA is encoded by the coding sequence ATGGGAGCGGGCTTTCTTGGCACGTTCGTCATTTCCTGGTCGCAAACAGAAGTTGATGGTCTTGGGACTGCACCCTTAAGCGCAATTCAGAAAGGCGCAGTGTGGTCTTGGCGTGGGGACGCCGTTCGGGTTGATGGCCCAACGGACTTGTTGCGACTAGAGCGTGGCGAAAGCGAAATGATCTTGCGGCGCAAGGCGGCTCGCATGGTGCGCAAACTTGTTGGCGCGGCCATGACGGGCACAAATCGCATTCAGGACATCGATGTTGATGAAACGCTGCAGGACAGCTCTTTTGTTGTGTCTGATGGCCAGCAAAGTTACACCGTGACGCTGATCAACGTTGAGCAGGGCGCGCCGCTCTTGATGTTTGTTGACCAAATTCCACCAAAGGGCGTTGATCTGTGGGTTGTGCATCATTCGTTGGATGCGGCCATCGATGATCCTCTTGATCCAGAAACCGCACGGGTGATCTGTTTCACACCGGGCACTTTGATTGAAACGCCAACCGGACCAGTGCCGATCGAGCAGTTGCGCGAAGGCGATGCTGTTGTCACCAAGGACAACGGTGCGCAGGAGGTGCAATGGATCGGGTCGCGCCGCATGACAGGCGCGCGCCTCTTTGCGTTACCAAAACTGCGCCCAATTCGCATTCGTCCCGGCGCTTTGGGGCATGATTGGCCGCGTCGCGAGCTGGTGGTTTCTCCTGAACATCGCGTCTTGGTACGTGGCGAGGTTGCCCGCGCATTGTTCAATACGCCTGAGGTTTTGGTCTCTGCGCGCCAGCTCGAAAATGGGCAGTCGGTGACTTTGGATTATCGCTCTCGAGAGGTGACATACATGCATCTTATGTTGCCGCAGCATGAGATCATTTTCGCGAACGGGGTAGAGACCGAAAGCTTCCATCCGGCTGATGCCGCTATGTCAGCTCTGGATGCCGAAGACAGAGAACGGCTTTTGGGTCTGAACCCAGAATTGGAAGCGCGGCCTTATACTTATGGCGATCACGCGAGACGCCAATTGACTGCTTCAGAGGCAGCAATCCTGCGTCACGAGGCTGCTTAA